CAAATCTTATAGATTAATCAGGAATGTAAGTAAAAGAGACCGGCAAACCATACGTTTATCTTTACCGAACAAAAACTTTTCCAATTCGATTCATGTCATTTGTGATGTTCTAATTTTATATGTTTCCAAAATGGTTTAGTAGGTTTGGGCTTGGTAGTTGCTATTCATGACTTAGGTGATGCGGTGTATGCGAGTACAACGATAGTCAGATTTAAGCTAGCGAGTATTACTGTATAGATTTGagaaaaaaagattaattagcgagtatttgtattatttaataTGGATGGTTGCTCTGTAATATGCAAACTTTATTGACACAAACAATCAGTTACTCCCCCCTCCGTTCATCAAAAATAGTCTTAAAGgtggacgacacgggttttaataaaaatagttattgtatGGTGAGTGGAGATAGGGTTTCATCTTAAaagtagtgtttataatgataattaattatagggttaattacgcgaaaaatcatgaactttggtccgatttccaaactttccttgaactttttttttatcaaaaattccctgaacttaatcgtctgaacaatttttccatgactttTTCCTCCGGTGAAGCTCCGGGCTGACATGGCAATTTTTAGGCAATACGAGCTAATATAGCGCTTACGTGGACCAAAAATTGCCacatgaaaaataatatataaaaaaaaaacaaaaaaaagcaaattcttcttcttcctcacgcAGATCTTCTTCCTGTTCACGGCAGCCACCGCAAGTCGCGGCTGCGCCGTCGCCCCTGCTgccctctcctctctctctccctctatctCACTCTGCCTCCCTCCCTCGTTTATCTCTCTCTACGTCTCCccatctatctctctctctcttcctcctaTCTCTCTCTATCCCTCGCTCgatcccccctctctctctctgctatTGGCGGCCGCCGCGGACCGCCGTGACCATCCTCTTCCCCACAACAACGGCGTCTACAGAGCTCTCATTTGCTCCAAAGCAGCCCTATGTAATCAAATTTACCCTACCCATTCATCATGGCGATTGATTAGGTTTTTGTTGTCCAATTTAAATCGCGCTCCGCAATCTTGCAGATGACCCCTTCGGCGACCCTTATTGCACTCTCTTCTTCGTTTGTCGGCAACTCGCGATTGAGGCAGAGACGGATAAGAGGAATCGACTGCTGTTGTGGGGTTTGGGCTTCCACAGATCCGTCGGCTCCCTGATGTTGTGGGGTTAGGGTTTGCGATTGGGGAGGGTAATTTTTGCGATGTGGAAGTCAATTGTTGCGACATCGCCGTTTGAGATGGGGGAACCAACGGAGGGTGATTTATGGTTAGGGTTTGCGGTAAAGAGAGATGAGTTTTTCTGGCGAGTTCGACTTccggcgctgctgctgctcgacTTTCGGTCCGACGATGCAGTTGGGCTCAGCTGAGAGAAAGGCTCAAAATGACATCGTTTTACGCCCAaataaacgacgtcgttttggttcCCGTCCGGCGGTGCCATATCATTTTTCAGGTCACTCAAaaatgccatgtcagcactcaatttggggattttcgaaaatcgtggaaaaattgttcagacgattaagttcagggaattttttattaaaaaaaaagttcatggaaagtttgaaaatccgaccaaagttcatgatttttggagtaattaacccttaaaaaaaaaaaaaaaaaaaaaaataaggcctaccatgtgatagatagtttctaaaaatggaaatGGACTAATTTCTGTGAAAATCCCAAAATAGCAAAAagagactattttttgtgaacagATGGAGTATCATATAATGTTTATTTAgttatatagatatattatcAAAGATGATGAGGAGTCAGAATCTATCATCAGCACATGATATAGGGCAAGCGTTTACTTacacatatatttataaatcgTAGAGTTATAATGACAGCACAGGACTCATAATGGAACTTGAAGACATGTccttgaaagaaagagaatctgCGCTGACGCGATTCCCTAGATGGACGAGTACAacttgtctgcgcagacttggtTGAAGACCGAACGAAGGGGTGCACAAGTGGAACTTTAAGATCATTACCGGAGAGAGCAAGCCTGCACAGCCAGAGCCACCTACACGGACAAACAGAACGAGAGAACAAAACTCCAGCATAGGTATCTGAAGGCCCGACCAGCGCAGCGCCGAATCGCAACACCTCAATCATAAAGCTGCAAGATTAGTTAGGATTGAGTAACTTTTTGGATAGTGATCGCCGCCAATGTTAGTACATGCAGAGTACGTGAGAAATGTGAAAAGACCCTTGTACCATTTGCCCTTGTAATTCctatatatactccatatagTCCCCTTTGGAGGAACACGTAATTTTTAATAGAAGTATCCCATATTCTCCAAGTATTCTTCTTGTTTGTTCGGAAGTCTAAGTTTTATCCGGAGTTCTTGAGCAAACAGGTGGATTCTCTATTTCGTTTTTATGTTTAGATTAGGTATTGGTTTCATGCTTTACCAAAAAAGTTTTGAAATGAGTACGAGTAAGTAGATTTTGTAAGGGTGTGGATGGATGATTAATCTCACTATTTTAATTTATGGTTAGTATTCTATTACGACCAACAATTTTAGATAGTAAAATCATATCCAAATATAAAATTACTTTTTATAATTTctacttataaattattataacaTAAAGTGATGTCCGTTAAAACTCTAACGGATTACAAATTAGCATAGATAttaatataaatgtttttatgtgTGCGTGgtcattcatttttctttttgctaTGGCTTACTGTCACGCTCATATTCTCAACTGCTAAACAATTGTTATTAATATAATACTTTCTTcgtctaaaaaaaaattatcacatcGTGgacaacacaaattttaataagatTTGAGTGGAGTTGTGTAAATCCGAaaactataaatgaaagtgacaaattTTTCATAGAtggaacgaaaaaaaaaattgtttttcgtggacggaaggaATACATGCAAAGCCTTCCTCATCGAAATACATTTCACAGAACCACGAATGGGGAAAATTTGatgtttattattttattttattttttctcttacACTTTTCATATTGTCCATTTAGTTTCATAGTTTATTTTCCAATAGAACGACACAAACTGCCGTTGCCATCTGGAAGTATATTGGGTGAAGTGAAATACGAAATTTAGAGTTGGCAAGGCCTATAACTTTGGGTCGTTTACGATTATTTAATTCAAACATTCTAGTACACACAGCAACAACCTATAAGGCTTGCGGTAGTATTGTTCTCACTCAAAGATGGGCTGCAATGGCTGACATTGTTTCTGTGTTCAGAAAGTAAAACGATCTTATAAATGCACTAATCAGTTATTCAAGTCGATATTattagtataaataaataaataaataagtgaaTCAAATAGAGAAATCAGGGTTCAGCTAAAATCACAATTTTTTGAAGCCTCCAACCACCTAATCTCCTCGAACAAGGTAGCATTCCCATGCCTAGGCCTTGCTCATCCAAAGTCAAGCAAGTTCGGTTTTAGAAGTTAATCGTGGTCAGGAGGCGGCGTCATCTTCATTTCAGGAGCCTGGCCGAACGTCCGTTTGGTGTTCTTCCAAGCCGTTGTTCTTTTAGTGCCTGCGGCTTAGAGTTATCTGGTGGCAAGACCTCCATCTTTTCATGCATAGGACTGCATTCAGTAAGTTTCCCCAATTGCTCGAGTTCTTGTTCTCTGCAGTCATCCACAACTTTTAGATTCTTCACTGGACTTTGTTTGAGTAGCTGCATTCTTTGCTTTTGAAATTTGGGAGAATCCTGCGGTTCGTCCATAGAGGTGGTTTTCATTGGTTTTGGGGGTGGCCAGCTCCTAGGTCTTTGCTTCAACGATGCCCCTAGACGCCTGGAGACTCTTACCGGACGCACTTCAGGACAACCTTCTGGCGGCAATGCAGCTGCAACACCGGGTTTGGCAGGGGGCCGAGTTCTCAGACTCCTTCGTAGTTGCTTCCCTTGGAAAGTCTCTGTTTTTTGCGATGGGAGCTGTCCTTTGGATTCTTGTTCAGTCGACAATGCAAACTCCGAAGAATCtatagtcgtcatatatggctCAAACACATGCTCCTTCTGAAGCACTGCAGGCAACTTAGATTTTTCGTTGGCGTTCATGACATCCACAACATCTAGCTGATGTAAATTCTCAACTCTAACCGACTCAAAACCTGGAGGCCTTTCAGGGGTGGAAAGTTCGGGCTGCTCATGCTCCAAGTGTTCCATTCCTTGATGCACTGCTTCTGCAACTGAAGAAGGGCCATTTTTCTGCTGTGACCTTACCTCCTCGGAGTATTTCATTTCAGAAATCATGCCCAGAGGCTCCTCGTACAAAATTGAAGGATTGCtatgaaaatttttctctcCTCCATCAACACAAGAAGGATTGCTATGTAAACTTTTCGTCTGATCCTCCCCGTTTTCAGTTAAAGGTTGTTCTTGCTCGTCACATTTGTTGATTGCTTCGCCTCTCTGGTCACTTCTTGTCTTGACCAATCTTATTTTGAGCTGGTGGTGTTTCTGCCTCTCACACTCCCATTTCCACTTACTCTTTTGTGGTTTCCTCTTGACTTTTGCACCCGAATTCAGACTCCCAGCCAGCCGATATTTCTTTGTACAAGTCACTTTAATCTGACgttctttacaagctttctccAGATGATGTTTTAGTAATACAGTATGCGCCCCAGGCAGATTATCGTACTTTTTCTCTAGATACTGGGATATAGATTTCTTGGTGGAGCCTGCTTTCTCATTCAACTCCTTAAGAGCGTCTTCTATCATCTGAAAAGTACAACGGGAAAACACAATGTAGCTCAAGAGAAACTTCaaccaaataactaaaaaaaGGAGGCATAATGCTACAAATATCAATTAACTTTATAAATGaattatacataacaatacGCTAGACACAAAGATTAATAGTGATGTATAAGCTCAAGCACCATCCACCCCTTTTGGTGCTCGTTGAGGATATTCCTGGGAATTATGTAAAACTAGTTGAAAACTGAACACCATCAACAAGGATATTCCTGTAAGGATTATCAAAGTGCTGTCAAATCAATTGAATACTAATAAGATATACTATTCACTAGAAGAATTGATGGAAGCCAATAAAAATAGCCATGAAGGTCCAAAACCAACTAAGTGAAAAGACTAAACGTACTCGAACTACCAGGGGACCATGACCTCTAAAAAGGCTAGAACAAGGCCTAACTGGAATGCATTATTGCCGACAAACCACATAAACCACTTGGCGCCGAACTTAGGATGCATATCATGATACTACTgtaaaaaattgaaactttATGTTTAACATATTCAAATTCTAAATGTTGTAACATTGTTGCAAAATTAGTGAAACGTTGTGCTAATATGTGGTATTTGCCCAAAATTGGAACTTTCTACTAAAACACATCTACGAATTCTGCTACTAATCATCAAACATTATGACCAAATCAATGGTGCACATTCATCTGCCGGACCTCAAACATGATCCCACATGCATCATTTCAAAACGAACATAACacaacaaacacacacacaaaagcaCAGGCAAATGTATTTAGGTAGCAAAAGATGATTACATGAGAGTAAGGGGGGTGGTCGGGGGTTCTGTAGTCGGAAACGAAGCGGTCGAGGCGATCCCGGAGGAGGGTTTCGGTGGGTGGATCCAAGGCCGTGTTTGGGTGAGCTTGGGCGAGTTTCAAGATGAAACTTTGCAGGTTTTTCATAGGTTGGTTGTGATTGAGGACAACGGTTTTCGCACTGGGTGAAGGGATGAGGCGTTGTTCCATTTGTTGCTTGGCAAGATTTTGGGTTCCAATTTTGGTAAAGAATCATTTCGGAGAACCGAACTTGGTAAAAATCACCTCGCCCAACATATTTGCCTTTTTCCAGTTCAACCTTGGCTTGGAGTTGCCCTAGCTCTTTCCCATGGGTCGAAAGACTTTGTTCATTCTGcgattacaaaaaaaaaaagaaaaaaaaaaaagaaaattaaagagCAAGAAATATCAATGGATACAAATAAAAGGGATGAGCAAAGCAACAGCTTCAGTAAGATAATAAGTAAATTTCTTATCCTCACTCCTTCACACATATGTGGAGCAAGCCAAGACGGAAATAAGTGGAGCTGCAAAATAATACATATAACCTGATTGCTATCATTATGACAGTTAAAATAGATGAAACCTGAACTTCTGTATAGTTGTTCAATATATTAGAAGCCGATAGCTAATTGGAATGCACAATCTATGAGGCGTACCAAGAAACTATATGCGAATTCTGCTAGAAGGGATGCAAAATGAGATGATCACATTCATTGCCTATTTCCTTTGGTTCTGCAAGGAGACATATCACAGGGAATTAAAAGCATAATAATAAGCTTTGGAACTTACATATGGCAACTTCACAGTAGCCTTGCCTGCATTGAACACGTATAACAGTTGATGCATATTGCCAAACAAGAAATTCATAAAATCAAGCAAAAGAAAAGGGATAAATTTCTATCTATTAACTACAAAAATTCCAACACCTCACAATTTCATCAACTAAAATTCCAATTCAGAACCCTAGCGAGAGAGAGACCTGAGAAGAGAGGGGACCAGACGAAGAGAGGTCATGGAAAATGAGGTCGCCGGTGGCGATATGGGGCACGCCGAGGAGCTTATCGACATTTCTGCCTTTGCCCGTGGAATTATGGACGGGCAGGGCCGAAGAGAGACGATGAGAGAGCGATGGCAGATGAAGAGATGTGCGGGGGCAGAGAAATGGCCTGCCTTGTAGGGCTTCGAAGCGTGGCGGCGACGACCTAAGGCTCTGGATTTGGGGGAGGGAGAGTGGTTACGAGAAAGGGGGAGAAACGAGGGGTAGGAGGTCTGGGCAGAGAGGCGACGGGAGAGGGACAAAGGCAAGAGAGAGGATCTCGACGGGGGTAGTCTTCTAGGGAGGAAGGGAGGAAATGTAATCGTATTAAGGGAAGGGCATTGTATACTAAGGCATGTTTGATAGTATGAGTTTATATgcaggataaattaaattaatacagctttgtgtagtgtttgatattatgtaaTATTAgtatggtcaactcctacttaattcCACTTATCTGTATTATTTTATAGGAATAACCCACACTAATAACCCCCCGATAAGTTTAGTACTGCGAATCTGGATTAAAATTTTGCTACCCTTCATCACTCTAATAGATGCAAttgcccaaaccctagtttctcACATCATTTTCTCCCTCCTGCGATTTTCGTCTCTGCCGCCCACGACTCCTATCTGCAAATTGGGTGAAGCCCATTCCACATCCTTTCCGATTTCCATATCTTCCGTTTTTTTAAGGCGACAGCGGCAGACTTAGCTCGTCGTCGGCGTCAAGGACAGAGATTTGAAGGCGCGTTGGGGCCTCGTCGTTGGGGTCTCGTGAATCGTCTTCTATTTTCAGGTCAGAAACATTTTCAATCGTCTTCTATCTTCGATTTCGACATTGCAATTCGCACGACAGTTTCTACCATTGAAAtatatgaggatagttttggtattagaaaATATAATCCAACTTAAAcatatggatatcaaacataatataggattaattagccatgatatcaaacacacATCAAATAGTAAAAATCCATaataatccacactaatttctctAGATAACTTTAGTCCTAATtaatcctaaactgcaaattaAACGGGCCCTAAATTACTAAcccccttttcttttcttttttttcttttttttttgttttgttttgttttgtttttcacaattaaaaaatagaatttcaacCATAAATCTGTTTTTAATCAGTGTGATAGGGTTCAATTAAAATAGGTGTCGTAATATATGTAATAATTCGACGGGCTTcaaattatgatttaaattatttatattatttttatataatataatgttAGGTctggggggtctcgaataggtgtatgggggggatacacctataggctatttttacaacaatctactgacctcaatcagagggatctcagtcagagatcaaaacgaaactttacacgcaaacaaggactcctgttttactgaaatcagttttgaccaacagggttgacgactgatactgaaagctcttcagtaatgagttatcagttaagttgctggaacttaactgatccaagtaagggcttcagtcgtgtttgctaagatagagatgatatcactcttccttactatcagaggatagttc
The genomic region above belongs to Salvia miltiorrhiza cultivar Shanhuang (shh) chromosome 5, IMPLAD_Smil_shh, whole genome shotgun sequence and contains:
- the LOC130986276 gene encoding uncharacterized protein LOC130986276 isoform X2, which produces MMIEDALKELNEKAGSTKKSISQYLEKKYDNLPGAHTVLLKHHLEKACKERQIKVTCTKKYRLAGSLNSGAKVKRKPQKSKWKWECERQKHHQLKIRLVKTRSDQRGEAINKCDEQEQPLTENGEDQTKSLHSNPSCVDGGEKNFHSNPSILYEEPLGMISEMKYSEEVRSQQKNGPSSVAEAVHQGMEHLEHEQPELSTPERPPGFESVRVENLHQLDVVDVMNANEKSKLPAVLQKEHVFEPYMTTIDSSEFALSTEQESKGQLPSQKTETFQGKQLRRSLRTRPPAKPGVAAALPPEGCPEVRPVRVSRRLGASLKQRPRSWPPPKPMKTTSMDEPQDSPKFQKQRMQLLKQSPVKNLKVVDDCREQELEQLGKLTECSPMHEKMEVLPPDNSKPQALKEQRLGRTPNGRSARLLK
- the LOC130986276 gene encoding uncharacterized protein LOC130986276 isoform X1, whose protein sequence is MEQRLIPSPSAKTVVLNHNQPMKNLQSFILKLAQAHPNTALDPPTETLLRDRLDRFVSDYRTPDHPPYSHMIEDALKELNEKAGSTKKSISQYLEKKYDNLPGAHTVLLKHHLEKACKERQIKVTCTKKYRLAGSLNSGAKVKRKPQKSKWKWECERQKHHQLKIRLVKTRSDQRGEAINKCDEQEQPLTENGEDQTKSLHSNPSCVDGGEKNFHSNPSILYEEPLGMISEMKYSEEVRSQQKNGPSSVAEAVHQGMEHLEHEQPELSTPERPPGFESVRVENLHQLDVVDVMNANEKSKLPAVLQKEHVFEPYMTTIDSSEFALSTEQESKGQLPSQKTETFQGKQLRRSLRTRPPAKPGVAAALPPEGCPEVRPVRVSRRLGASLKQRPRSWPPPKPMKTTSMDEPQDSPKFQKQRMQLLKQSPVKNLKVVDDCREQELEQLGKLTECSPMHEKMEVLPPDNSKPQALKEQRLGRTPNGRSARLLK